Proteins from a single region of bacterium:
- the mraY gene encoding phospho-N-acetylmuramoyl-pentapeptide-transferase — protein sequence MLYVLLFDLHTRWPPLNVFKYITFRTLLAALTALTLSLLLGPVLIRRLQAMQIGQSIRDDGPAAHATKAGTPTMGGTLILFTLVLSTLLLADPSAHYVWVAVLVTLGHGLIGFFDDFAKVRKRNSAGLSGRVRLACELVIGAAAAAVIYAWSEQGGQITMPFFKDVRPDLGLWYIPFGALVIAGAANAVNLTDGLDGLAIGPVMVAGTTYMIFAYVAGNARIAEYLQIPYVAGAGELAVFCGALAAAGMGFLWYNAYPAQMFMGDVGSLALGAALGVVALITRQEIVLLLVGGVFVIETLSVIGQVASFKLRRKRIFRMAPIHHHFELLGWPEPQIIVRAWIVAIICALLALSTLKLR from the coding sequence ATGCTCTACGTCCTGCTCTTCGACCTGCACACACGCTGGCCGCCGCTGAACGTGTTCAAGTACATCACGTTCCGCACGCTGCTGGCGGCGCTGACGGCGCTGACGCTGTCGCTGCTGCTCGGGCCCGTGCTCATCCGCCGCCTCCAGGCGATGCAGATCGGCCAGTCGATCCGCGACGACGGCCCCGCGGCCCACGCCACCAAGGCCGGGACGCCGACCATGGGCGGCACGCTGATCCTCTTCACGCTCGTGCTCTCGACGCTGCTGCTCGCCGATCCGTCGGCGCACTACGTGTGGGTGGCGGTGCTGGTGACGCTCGGCCACGGCCTGATCGGCTTCTTCGACGACTTCGCCAAGGTCCGCAAGCGCAACTCCGCCGGCCTCTCGGGTCGCGTGCGGCTCGCCTGCGAGCTCGTGATCGGCGCCGCCGCGGCGGCCGTGATCTACGCCTGGTCGGAGCAGGGCGGGCAGATCACGATGCCGTTCTTCAAGGACGTCCGTCCCGATCTCGGGCTCTGGTACATCCCGTTCGGCGCCCTCGTGATCGCCGGCGCCGCCAACGCGGTGAACCTCACCGACGGCCTCGACGGGCTCGCCATCGGCCCCGTCATGGTCGCGGGCACCACGTACATGATCTTCGCCTACGTGGCCGGCAACGCGCGCATCGCCGAGTACCTCCAGATCCCGTACGTCGCCGGCGCCGGCGAGCTGGCCGTCTTCTGCGGCGCGCTCGCGGCCGCCGGCATGGGCTTCCTGTGGTACAACGCCTATCCGGCGCAGATGTTCATGGGCGACGTCGGCTCGCTGGCGCTCGGCGCCGCGCTCGGCGTCGTGGCCCTCATCACCCGCCAGGAGATCGTGCTGCTGCTGGTCGGCGGCGTGTTCGTGATCGAGACGCTGTCGGTGATCGGCCAGGTCGCCTCGTTCAAGCTGCGGCGCAAGCGCATCTTCCGCATGGCGCCGATCCACCACCACTTCGAGCTCCTCGGCTGGCCCGAGCCGCAGATCATCGTCCGTGCCTGGATCGTCGCGATCATCTGCGCGCTGCTCGCCCTGTCGACGCTGAAGCTGCGCTGA
- the murD gene encoding UDP-N-acetylmuramoyl-L-alanine--D-glutamate ligase, protein MPSLPRRALVVGFRRTGQAVARVLRDHGVAVRVADARDATALGVEPAAWPDVELRLGTDVADALGDAELVVPSPGVPRGAPVLAAACAAGVPVWSEIELAARLLACPIVGITGTNGKSTTTTLVGAALAADRPTFTGGNLGTPLALAVAAAPAIAVAEISTFQLEWTERFRPAVGALLNVTPDHLDRHADFAEYRDLKARLFVAQTAGDHAVLNRDDPETWALRERLAARVTSFGWSAVAAGAFVDGDAVVWRVPGAAEERYGLGRTRLRGRHNVENVCAAVAIARLAGAPPAGVQAAIDGIEPLPHRLALVAERGGVAWWDDSKATNVGAAVKSLESFDGPVLLLAGGVDKGGDYAPLAAAARRSVRQALVFGAARERIAAALGAASVPVRMVASLPVAVEAAAAAARPGDSVLLAPACASFDMFADYAARGRAFRAAVEALP, encoded by the coding sequence ATGCCCTCGCTGCCGCGCCGCGCCCTCGTCGTGGGCTTCCGTCGCACCGGCCAGGCGGTGGCGCGGGTGCTGCGCGACCACGGCGTCGCCGTGCGCGTCGCCGACGCCCGGGACGCGACGGCGCTGGGCGTCGAGCCGGCGGCGTGGCCCGACGTGGAGCTGCGGCTCGGCACCGACGTCGCCGACGCGCTCGGCGACGCCGAGCTGGTCGTGCCGAGCCCGGGCGTGCCGCGCGGTGCGCCGGTGCTCGCGGCTGCATGCGCAGCCGGCGTGCCGGTGTGGAGCGAGATCGAGCTGGCCGCCCGGCTGCTCGCGTGCCCGATCGTCGGCATCACCGGCACGAACGGCAAGAGCACGACGACGACGCTCGTCGGCGCCGCGCTGGCCGCCGACCGCCCGACCTTCACCGGCGGCAACCTCGGCACGCCGCTCGCCCTCGCGGTCGCCGCCGCGCCCGCGATCGCGGTGGCGGAGATCTCGACCTTCCAGCTGGAGTGGACCGAGCGCTTCCGCCCCGCGGTGGGCGCGCTGCTCAACGTCACGCCCGACCACCTCGATCGGCACGCCGACTTCGCCGAGTACCGCGACCTGAAGGCCCGGCTGTTCGTCGCGCAGACGGCCGGCGACCACGCGGTGCTGAACCGCGACGATCCCGAGACCTGGGCGCTGCGCGAGCGGCTCGCCGCGCGCGTGACGTCGTTCGGGTGGAGCGCGGTGGCGGCCGGCGCCTTCGTCGACGGCGACGCCGTCGTCTGGCGCGTCCCGGGCGCGGCGGAGGAGCGCTACGGCCTCGGCCGCACGCGGCTGCGCGGCCGGCACAACGTCGAGAACGTCTGCGCTGCGGTCGCCATCGCCCGCCTCGCCGGCGCGCCGCCCGCCGGCGTGCAGGCCGCGATCGACGGCATCGAGCCGCTGCCGCACCGCCTGGCGTTGGTCGCCGAGCGGGGTGGGGTGGCGTGGTGGGACGATTCCAAGGCCACCAACGTCGGCGCGGCGGTGAAGAGCCTCGAGTCGTTCGACGGGCCCGTGCTGCTCCTCGCGGGCGGCGTCGACAAGGGCGGCGACTATGCGCCGCTGGCCGCCGCCGCGCGCCGCTCCGTGCGCCAGGCGCTCGTCTTCGGCGCGGCGCGCGAGCGCATCGCCGCCGCGCTCGGGGCCGCCTCGGTGCCCGTGCGGATGGTCGCGTCGCTGCCCGTCGCGGTGGAGGCGGCGGCCGCCGCCGCGCGTCCCGGCGACAGCGTGCTGCTGGCGCCGGCGTGCGCCAGCTTCGACATGTTCGCGGACTATGCGGCGCGGGGCCGGGCGTTCCGCGCCGCCGTGGAGGCCCTGCCATGA
- the ftsW gene encoding putative lipid II flippase FtsW has protein sequence MTNPSRAPQLAHAAAGTGTAHALGTGLEAAPLFRGPLENQRPRIVMTMAGDPWLLLAVAGLVGIGLVMVFNVSWFPGDDDFRDPLHFFKKHFVSILLGTTLGFVASRVRSDAYRRLAYPLLGVALVGLVLVLIPGIGVERSGARRWLPLGPLAFQPSELAKLALVIYLAASLARKGPRIRELGFGVLPHCMVVGLVAGLCLLEPDFGTAALSTGILVAMLWAAGARLMHLGLFAAAALPGLAFLVIMEPYRMRRLASFLDYTKDPQGMGYQLLQSLIAFASGELTGAGLGMGQQKMHFLPAAHTDFIFAVIGEELGLLGAFTVMALFTVLLVRGLRIAMRHPDAFAGLLAFGLTVHLVLQGMLNIGVALGCLPTKGLTLPFVSYGGSAMMLALLEAGVLVGLAREAG, from the coding sequence ATGACGAATCCCTCGCGCGCTCCGCAGCTCGCCCACGCCGCCGCCGGGACCGGCACCGCCCATGCCCTCGGCACCGGCCTCGAGGCCGCGCCGCTCTTCCGCGGCCCGCTCGAGAACCAACGGCCGCGCATCGTGATGACGATGGCGGGCGATCCCTGGCTGCTGCTCGCCGTCGCCGGCCTCGTCGGCATCGGCCTCGTCATGGTGTTCAACGTCAGCTGGTTTCCGGGCGACGACGACTTCCGCGACCCGCTGCACTTCTTCAAGAAGCACTTCGTCTCGATCCTGCTCGGCACGACGCTCGGCTTCGTCGCGTCGCGCGTCCGCTCCGACGCCTACCGGCGCCTGGCCTATCCGCTCCTCGGCGTGGCGCTCGTCGGGCTCGTCCTCGTGCTGATCCCGGGCATCGGCGTCGAGCGCAGCGGCGCGCGGCGCTGGCTGCCGCTCGGGCCGCTCGCGTTCCAGCCGTCGGAGCTGGCGAAGCTCGCGCTGGTGATCTACCTGGCGGCGTCGCTCGCCCGGAAGGGGCCGCGCATCCGTGAGCTGGGCTTCGGCGTCCTGCCCCACTGCATGGTGGTCGGGCTCGTCGCCGGGCTGTGTCTGCTCGAGCCGGACTTCGGGACCGCGGCGCTGTCGACGGGCATCCTCGTCGCCATGCTGTGGGCGGCGGGCGCGCGTCTCATGCACCTCGGGCTCTTCGCGGCGGCGGCGCTGCCCGGGCTCGCCTTCCTCGTCATCATGGAGCCGTACCGCATGCGGCGGCTCGCCTCGTTCCTCGACTATACGAAGGACCCCCAGGGGATGGGCTACCAGCTCCTCCAGTCGCTCATCGCCTTCGCCTCGGGCGAGCTCACGGGGGCGGGGCTCGGCATGGGGCAGCAGAAGATGCACTTCCTGCCCGCCGCCCACACCGACTTCATCTTCGCGGTGATCGGCGAGGAGCTGGGGCTGCTCGGCGCCTTCACGGTCATGGCGCTCTTCACCGTGCTGCTCGTGCGCGGGCTGCGCATCGCGATGCGCCACCCCGACGCGTTCGCAGGTCTGCTCGCGTTCGGGCTGACGGTGCATCTCGTCCTCCAGGGCATGCTCAACATCGGCGTCGCCCTCGGCTGCCTGCCGACCAAGGGCCTGACGCTGCCGTTCGTCTCCTACGGCGGCTCGGCGATGATGCTCGCGCTGCTCGAGGCGGGCGTGCTGGTCGGCCTCGCCCGCGAGGCGGGGTGA
- a CDS encoding UDP-N-acetylglucosamine--N-acetylmuramyl-(pentapeptide) pyrophosphoryl-undecaprenol N-acetylglucosamine transferase translates to MPGRAVRGGGAGGAVRGAAALGAGIATALGLVGRLRPRLVVGVGGYASAAMVVAAWLRRVPVVLQEQNAIPGATNRSLARLARVVCVGFAEASRYLPAGRAVHTGNPLRPEVLAAPPAPPAPGTGLLVFGGSQGAQRINAATLAAMERLGPAAAGLRIVHQTGAAEREQVAAGYARLGLAARVEAFIQDMGAAYRAADLVVARAGAMSCSEIAAMGLPAILVPYPFAVDDHQRANAEVLVHAGAARMILDRELDGATLGAALAALAGDADVRRAMAARARAVARPEAAEAAADVCCRVMRPASP, encoded by the coding sequence GTGCCGGGGCGCGCGGTGCGCGGCGGCGGCGCCGGCGGCGCCGTCCGCGGCGCGGCGGCGCTCGGGGCCGGTATCGCCACCGCGCTCGGGCTGGTCGGCCGGCTGCGCCCGCGGCTCGTGGTCGGCGTCGGCGGCTACGCCTCGGCGGCGATGGTCGTCGCCGCCTGGCTGCGGCGGGTGCCGGTCGTGCTCCAGGAGCAGAACGCGATTCCCGGTGCGACGAACCGCAGCCTCGCCCGCCTGGCGCGGGTCGTGTGCGTCGGCTTCGCGGAGGCGTCGCGGTATCTGCCGGCGGGGCGGGCGGTCCACACCGGCAACCCGTTGCGGCCCGAGGTGCTCGCGGCGCCGCCCGCGCCGCCGGCCCCGGGGACGGGCCTCCTCGTCTTCGGCGGCAGCCAGGGTGCCCAGCGCATCAACGCCGCGACGCTGGCCGCCATGGAGCGCCTCGGGCCGGCGGCCGCCGGGCTGCGCATCGTGCACCAGACCGGCGCGGCCGAGCGCGAGCAGGTGGCGGCGGGCTACGCGCGGCTCGGCCTCGCGGCGCGGGTCGAGGCCTTCATCCAGGACATGGGTGCAGCCTATCGCGCCGCCGACCTCGTGGTCGCACGCGCCGGCGCCATGAGCTGCTCGGAGATCGCCGCGATGGGCCTGCCGGCGATCCTCGTGCCGTACCCCTTCGCCGTCGACGACCACCAGCGCGCCAACGCCGAGGTCCTGGTGCACGCCGGCGCCGCGCGCATGATCCTCGACCGCGAGCTCGACGGCGCGACGCTCGGCGCCGCGCTCGCCGCGCTCGCCGGCGACGCCGACGTGCGCCGCGCGATGGCGGCCCGCGCGCGTGCGGTCGCACGCCCCGAGGCCGCGGAAGCTGCGGCCGACGTGTGTTGCCGCGTCATGCGCCCTGCATCCCCTTGA
- a CDS encoding UDP-N-acetylmuramate--L-alanine ligase, translated as MNGPRRRVHFVGIGGIGMSGIAEVLLTLGYAVSGSDLAESETTRRLERLGARIHLGPHAAEHVDEDVDVLVISSAVKFANPEVVRARELKVPVIPRAEMLGELMRMKNGIAIAGTHGKTTTTSLVGAVLREAGRDPTIVVGGKLLGLGTNARLGQGEFLVAEADESDGSFLLLSPVVAVVTNIDPEHLDHFGDMDRVRAAYLEFVNRVPFYGLAVLCIDNVNVRGMLPHVRKRFVTYGESPDADWQARDLRVVGLETHFDVWRGGERLGPVRLRMPGRHYALNAVAALAVAHDLGIPWRIAAHALEEFGGVHRRFEVRGEERGILVIDDYGHHPEEIRVTLRAAREGFDRRLVVVFQPHRYSRTRDLFDDFLTPFDDADLLLLTEVYAAGEERIEGVGGEALYQALKKRGHLDVRWVPARERLADTLATVLREGDLVLVLGAGDVYRTADELLALLRSGVPISQIH; from the coding sequence ATGAACGGGCCGAGACGTCGGGTACACTTCGTCGGGATCGGCGGTATCGGCATGAGCGGCATCGCCGAGGTCCTGCTGACGCTCGGCTACGCGGTCTCCGGCTCCGACCTCGCCGAGAGCGAGACCACCCGCCGCCTCGAGCGGCTCGGCGCGCGCATCCATCTCGGCCCGCACGCGGCGGAGCACGTCGACGAGGACGTCGACGTCCTCGTCATCTCGTCGGCGGTGAAGTTCGCCAACCCCGAGGTCGTCCGCGCGCGCGAGCTGAAGGTGCCGGTGATCCCGCGCGCCGAGATGCTGGGCGAGCTGATGCGGATGAAGAACGGCATCGCGATCGCCGGCACCCACGGCAAGACGACCACCACGTCGCTCGTCGGAGCCGTGCTGCGCGAGGCCGGACGCGACCCGACGATCGTCGTCGGCGGCAAGCTGCTCGGGCTCGGGACGAACGCCCGCCTCGGGCAGGGCGAGTTCCTCGTCGCCGAGGCCGACGAGAGCGACGGCTCGTTCCTTCTCCTCTCACCCGTGGTCGCCGTGGTCACCAACATCGACCCCGAGCACCTCGACCACTTCGGCGACATGGACCGGGTCCGCGCCGCGTACCTCGAGTTCGTGAACCGCGTGCCGTTCTACGGCCTCGCCGTGTTGTGCATCGACAACGTCAACGTTCGTGGCATGCTGCCGCACGTGCGTAAGCGCTTCGTCACCTACGGCGAGTCGCCCGACGCCGACTGGCAGGCGCGCGACCTGCGCGTCGTCGGCCTCGAGACGCACTTCGACGTCTGGCGCGGCGGCGAGCGCCTCGGCCCGGTGCGCCTGCGCATGCCCGGCCGGCACTACGCGCTCAACGCCGTCGCCGCGCTCGCGGTGGCGCACGACCTCGGCATCCCCTGGCGCATCGCCGCGCACGCGCTCGAGGAGTTCGGCGGCGTCCATCGCCGCTTCGAGGTGCGGGGCGAGGAGCGCGGCATCCTCGTCATCGACGACTACGGCCATCACCCCGAGGAGATCCGGGTGACCCTGCGCGCGGCGCGTGAGGGCTTCGACCGCCGCCTGGTCGTCGTCTTCCAGCCGCACCGCTACTCGCGCACGCGCGACCTCTTCGACGACTTCCTGACCCCGTTCGACGACGCCGACCTGCTGCTCCTGACGGAGGTCTACGCCGCCGGGGAGGAGCGCATCGAGGGCGTCGGCGGCGAGGCGCTCTACCAGGCGCTCAAGAAGCGCGGCCACCTCGACGTCCGCTGGGTGCCGGCGCGCGAGCGGCTGGCCGACACCCTGGCCACGGTGCTGCGCGAGGGCGACCTCGTGCTCGTGCTCGGCGCCGGCGACGTCTACCGCACCGCCGACGAGCTGCTCGCGCTCCTGCGCAGCGGCGTGCCGATCTCGCAGATCCACTGA